A genomic stretch from Salarias fasciatus chromosome 10, fSalaFa1.1, whole genome shotgun sequence includes:
- the ankfy1 gene encoding rabankyrin-5, protein MAEEEVAKLQKHLALLRQEYVKMQQKLADTERRCAMLAAQGSGQGSSSPAAGESFISRLLDIVADLYQQEQYSDLKVKVAGEQFNAHKFVLAARSEVWSLANMASTSELDLTDCKPEVAMAMLRWAYTDDLELSEDDAFLIDLMKLANRFQLQLLRERCEKGVMSSVNVRNCIRFYQTAEELNATTLMNYCGEIIASHWDDLRKEDFSTMSAQLLYKMIKSKTEFPLHKAIKVEREDVVFLYLIEMDSQLPGKLNELDNNGDLALDLALSRKLESIATTLVNNKADVDMVDQSGWSLLHKAIQRGDEFASIFLIRHSAQVNAATVGAVETPLHLVCSFSPKKHSADVMGGMARIAEALLKTGANPNMQNSRGRTPLHEAVASGNEPVFNQLLQCKQLDLELKDHEGSTALWLALQYITMSSDPSVNPFEDDAPVVNGTSFDENSFAAQLIQRGSNPDAPDASTENCLLQRAARSGNEAAALFLATHGAKVNHVNKWGESPLHTACRSGLASLTAELLQQGANPNLQTQKTLPDDTIDVAQQTPLHMAIAHNHPDVVSVILEQKANALHATNNFQIIPDFSLKDSMDQTVLGLALWTGMHTIAAQLLGSGASINDTMSNGQTLLHMAIQRQDSKSALFLLEHQADINVRTQDGQTALQLAISNQLPLVVDAICTRGADMSVVDDKGNPPLWLALENGLEDIASTLVRHGCDATCWSTGPSGCLQTLLHRAVDENNEVCACFLIRSGCDVNSPRRPGPNGEGDEEARDGQTPLHLASSWGLEEVVQCLLEFGANVNAQDAEGRAPVHAAISNQHNVIIQLLISHPDIRLNLRDRQGMTPFACAMTHKNNKAAEAILKREPGAAEQVDNKGRNFLHVAVQNSDIESVLFLISVQANVNSRVQDAAKLTPLHLAVQAGSEIIVRNLLLAGAKVNELTKHRQTALHLAAQQDLATICSVLLENGVDFAAEDENGNNALHLAVMQGRLNNVRALLTESNIDAEAFNLRGQSPMHVLGHYGKENAAAIFELFLECMPEYPLDKPDNEGNTVLLLAYMKGNANLCRAIVRAGARLGVNNNQGINIFNYQVATKQLLFRLLDMLSKEPPWCDGSNCYECAAKFGVTTRKHHCRHCGRLLCHKCSIKEIPIIKFDLNKPVRVCDICFDVLTLGGVS, encoded by the exons ATGGCGGAAG AGGAGGTGGCCAAGCTGCAGAAGCACCTGGCCCTGCTCAGGCAGGAGTACGTGAAGATGCAGCAGAAGTTGGCCGACACAGAGCGGCGCTGTGCCATGCTCGCCGCTCAGGGCTCTGGTCAGGGCTCATCCAGCCCCGCAGCGGGAGAGTCCTTCATTAGCCGCCTGCTGGACATCGTGGCCGACCTTTACCAGCAGGAGCAGTACAG TGATCTGAAGGTGAAAGTGGCCGGAGAGCAGTTCAATGCCCATAAATTTGTGTTGGCCGCACGCAGCGAGGTCTGGAGTCTGGCGAACATGGCCTCCACCTCAGAACTGGACCTGACCG ATTGCAAACCTGAAGTTGCCATGGCAATGCTGCGCTGGGCCTACACCGACGACTTGGAACTGAGTGAAGACGACGCCTTTCTCATCGACCTGATGAAGCTGGCAAACcgcttccagctgcagctgctcagagagag GTGTGAAAAAGGCGTCATGTCCTCAGTTAATGTCAGGAACTGCATCCGCTTCTACCAGACAGCCGAGGAGCTAAATGCCACCACCCTGATGAATTACTGCGGGGAGATTATCGCCAGTCACTGG GATGATTTACGGAAAGAAGATTTCAGCACCATGAGTGCCCAGCTCCTGTACAAGATGATCAAATCAAAAACAGAGTTTCCTCTCCACAAAGCCATCAAAGTTGAGCGAGAAGACGTTGTCTTTTTGTATCTCATCGAGATGGACTCACAG ttACCAGGCAAGCTAAACGAACTAGACAACAATGGTGACCTGGCACTCGACCTAGCTCTATCCCGTAAATTGGAAAGCATCGCCACCACTCTGGTGAACAACAAAGCTGATGTGGACATGGTGGATCAGAGTGGCTGGAGCCTCCTCCATAAAGCCATCCAAAGAG GCGATGAGTTTGCCTCCATCTTCCTGATACGCCACTCGGCTCAGGTCAACGCTGCCACTGTGGGGGCGGTGGAAACCCCACTTCACCTGGTCTGCTCTTTCAGTCCCAAGAAACACTCTGCAGACGTGATGGGCGGCATGGCACGGATCGCCGAGGCGCTGCTGAAGACGGGAGCCAACCCCAacatgcagaacagcaggggccG aactcCGCTGCATGAAGCTGTGGCGTCAGGGAACGAGCCAGTGTTCAACCAGCTGCTACAGTGCAAACA GCTGGATCTGGAACTCAAAGACCATGAAGGCAGCACGGCTCTGTGGCTCGCACTGCAGTATATCACCATGTCCTCGGACCCCTCGGTCAACCCGTTCGAGGACGACGCACCAGTCGTGAACGGCACGTCGTTTGACGAGAACAGTTTTGCTGCTCAGCTCATCCAGAGAGGAAGCAACCCCGACGCGCCCGACGCCTCCACAG AAAACTGCCTCTTGCAGAGAGCAGCCCGCTCAGGCAATGAGGCGGCGGCTCTGTTCCTCGCTACCCACGGGGCAAAGGTCAACCATGTTAACAAATGG GGCGAGAGCCCACTTCACACAGCTTGTCGCAGCGGCCTGGCCAGCCTGACAGCCGAGCTCCTCCAGCAAGGCGCCAATCCCAACCTACAGACCCAGAAGACTCTGCCTGACGACACCATTGATGTGGCTCAGCAGACGCCGCTTCACATGGCCATTGCTCACAATCACCCAGACGTGGTTTCGGTCATTCTGGAGCAAAAAG ccAATGCACTTCATGCTACCAACAACTTCCAGATCATTCCAGACTTCAGTCTTAAAGACTCCATGGACCAGACAGTCTTGGGCTTGGCCCTCTGGACAG GTATGCACACTATAGCAGCTCAGCTGCTGGGCTCAGGGGCTTCTATCAATGATACCATGTCCAACGGACAAACTCTGCTTCACATGGCCATCCAAAGACAGGACAGCAAGAGTGCCCTCTTCCTTCTTGAGCATCAAGCGGACATCAACGTCAG GACCCAGGACGGACAAACAGCACTACAGTTGGCTATCAGTAACCAGCTGCCCCTGGTGGTGGATGCCATTTGCACAAGAGGAGCCGACATGTCTGTGGTGGATGACAAGGGAAACCCTCCGTTGTGGCTGGCACTGGAGAATGGCCTGGAGGATATTGCATCCACACTG GTGCGTCATGGTTGCGATGCGACCTGCTGGAGCACGGGGCCGTCCGGCTGCCTGCAGACTCTCCTGCACAGAGCTGTCGACGAGAACAACGAAGTGTGCGCGTGCTTCCTCATCCGCAG tGGGTGTGATGTGAACAGTCCCAGACGCCCCGGTCCCAACGGGGAAGGAGACGAAGAAGCCCGAGATGGACAAACGCCCCTCCACCTGGCGAGCAGCtgggggctggaggaggtggtgcAGTGCCTTCTAGAGTTTGGAGCTAATGTTAATGCACAG GATGCGGAGGGCAGAGCTCCTGTCCATGCTGCCATTAGCAACCAGCACAACGTCATCAtacagctgctcatttctcaCCCAGACATTCGCCTCAACCTCCGCGACCGTCAAGGAATGACTCCGTTCGCCTGTGCCATGACgcacaaaaataataaagcagCGGAGGCTATCCTCAAGAGGGAGCCGGGCGCTGCTGAACAG GTGGACAACAAAGGGCGTAATTTCCTCCACGTGGCCGTGCAAAATTCAGACATCGAGAGTGTCTTGTTCCTCATCAGCGTCCAAGCCAACGTCAACTCCAGAGTGCAGGACGCCGCCAAGCTCACCCCTCTCCACCTGGCCGTCCAGGCCGGATCTGAGATCATCGTCCGCAACTTG CTGCTCGCCGGAGCCAAAGTAAATGAGCTGactaaacacagacagacagcgcTGCATTTGGCTGCTCAACAGGATCTGGCCACAATTTGCTCAGTGTTGCTGGAGAACGGAGTCGATTTTGCTGCTGAGGATGAGAATGGCAACAAtg CTTTGCATCTGGCTGTGATGCAGGGTCGCCTTAACAATGTCAGAGCCCTTCTCACAGAGTCCAACATTGATGCCGAGGCTTTTAATCTCAG GGGTCAGTCACCAATGCACGTGCTCGGTCATTATGGGAAAGAGAACGCTGCTGCCATTTTCGAGCTGTTCCTGGAGTGTATGCCTGAATATCCTCTGGACAAACCAGACAACGAAGGGAATACAG TTCTGCTCCTGGCCTACATGAAAGGAAATGCGAACCTGTGCCGTGCCATCGTGAGGGCAGGGGCTCGACTGGGTGTCAATAATAATCAGGGCATTAACATTTTCAACTACCAAGTTGCAACCAAACAGTTGCTTTTCCGCCTTTTAG ATATGTTGTCCAAAGAGCCCCCTTGGTGTGATGGATCTAACTGCTATGAATGTGCTGCCAAGTTTGGTGTAACAACACGGAAACATCACTG CCGCCACTGTGGGCGCCTGTTGTGCCACAAGTGCTCTATAAAGGAGATACCCATCATCAAGTTTGATTTGAACAAGCCGGTGAGAGTGTGCGACATCTGCTTCGACGTACTAACTCTGGGCGGCGTATCGTAA
- the cyb5d2 gene encoding neuferricin has protein sequence MIGWALVALLSASLALLFIPRDWSRIFGNESTPGTPVRLLSKRELSLYDGQDGSRGLYLALLGQVFDVNKGHKHYGPGGAYHFMAGRDASCSFITGDFSEGGLTDDVSGLSPVQVVALYDWLAFYQREYQTVGVVIGRFYSTSGQPTEALLRVEASRAEGQRIKARAEAEKMRYPACNSEWSSAKGGRVWCSTKSGGVVRDWTGVPRKRFSARSHGVRCVCVEDPYAAEEDPNLQRYDGCSPHADSCFVAD, from the exons ATGATAGGCTGGGCACTGGTCGCGCTTTTGTCCGCCTCCCTGGCTCTGCTGTTCATACCCCGGGACTGGTCCAGGATATTTGGGAATGAATCGACCCCCGGGACCCCCGTGCGGCTCTTGAGCAAGCGGGAATTATCACTGTACGACGGGCAGGATGGCAGCAGAGGTCTCTACCTGGCACTGCTGGGCCAGGTTTTTGATGTAAACAAAGGACACAAGCACTACGGACCTGGTGGCGCTTATCACTTTATGGCAG GTAGGGATGCCTCCTGCTCTTTCATCACTGGAGACTTCTCAGAGGGTGGATTGACAGACGATGTCTCCGGCCTTTCCCCAGTGCAGGTGGTCGCTCTGTATGACTGGCTGGCCTTCTATCAGAGGGAGTACCAAACTGTGG GTGTGGTGATAGGTCGCTTCTACAGCACAAGTGGGCAGCCCACAGAGGCCCTGCTGCGAGTGGAAGCATCCCGAGCAGAGGGCCAGCGGATCAAGGCCCGGGCTGAGGCTGAAAAGATGCGTTACCCAGCCTGCAACTCAGAATGGAGTTCTGCCAAAGGAGGGCGAGTGTGGTGCTCCACTAAAAG tggcGGAGTGGTAAGAGACTGGACGGGTGTTCCACGGAAACGCTTCTCTGCACGCTCACACGGTGTTCGCTGTGTCTGTGTTGAAGACCCGTATGCAGCAGAGGAAGATCCCAACCTGCAGAGATACGATGGCTGCTCTCCACATGCTGACTCATGCTTTGTGGCAGACTAG